The proteins below come from a single Ovis canadensis isolate MfBH-ARS-UI-01 breed Bighorn chromosome 23, ARS-UI_OviCan_v2, whole genome shotgun sequence genomic window:
- the LOC138428375 gene encoding uncharacterized protein, which produces MAAPAPRPAASPRHPPASPASAGVGSGPSGCLPRPLSSPGVLVKGRGRARAGEGEDRSGLAAEPSGDRHPAICLGRGAGTLHHRSPSRPGGRFPDLRPGEAQPGTCERPLSLHPPSVNFCGFRSMGGSGARAGGEGKQFVEADRRPLAALAPLPLPGALAAQWLCAPESAARRLGGRGDCRGLGSGAQHCRCLTQQQQCRGSCAAEARDVIGSANWVHFF; this is translated from the coding sequence atggccgcgcccgccccgcgccccgccgcgTCCCCTCGCCACCCGCCCGCGTCCCCGGCGAGCGCTGGAGTGGGGTCGGGCCCGAGTGGCTGCCTCCCGCGCCCTCTCTCGAGTCCCGGAGTCCTAGTGAAAGGAAGGGGGAGGGcgcgggcgggggagggggaggatcGCAGCGGCCTCGCGGCAGAGCCCAGCGGGGACCGCCACCCCGCGATCTGCCTCGGCAGGGGTGCGGGCACCCTACACCATCGCTCGCCCAGCCGACCGGGGGGCCGCTTCCCCGACTTGAGACCGGGGGAGGCACAGCCAGGAACCTGCGAGCgacctctctcccttcaccctccCTCAGTGAATTTCTGTGGATTTCGATCCATGGGAGGGAGTGGGGCTCGGGCCGGGGGTGAAGGAAAACAGTTCGTGGAGGCGGATCGGAGACCCCTCGCCGCCCTCGCGCCCCTCCCGCTCCCCGGCGCCCTCGCGGCCCAGTGGCTCTGCGCGCCCGAGTCCGCGGCGCGGAGACTGGGCGGCCGCGGGGACTGCCGCGGGCTCGGCTCCGGGGCTCAACACTGCCGCTGTCTGACACAACAGCAGCAGTGTCGGGGGAGCTGCGCGGCCGAGGCGCGAGATGTGATAGGCTCTGCAAACTGGgtgcattttttttaa